The Trichomycterus rosablanca isolate fTriRos1 chromosome 13, fTriRos1.hap1, whole genome shotgun sequence sequence AATCCTGTGATTTATTTCTTGACTGGTGTTGATTACATTGATGGTGGAGAATGAATGTGGATCTAATATCACTGTTATTAAGAATGTGGATCtaatatcactgttattactACTGACTGTAATAATTATATGATTATTTTAATCCCAAAACAGaatcatgttttgtttataaGATTACAGGTTTAAAGGTTTCAGTAAAATCTTGTCGTTCCTTCACTTcttttatatttgtgtgtttatatttaactcTTCACACCGTCTACAGATGAACTGgctcttattattaatatattcatATAAGTCACACATTAAACTAAAACCTTTCAGTCATTCAATAAACCtgtattttaatatacagtggtgtgaaaaagtgttTGCCCCCTTCCTGATTTTCTTACGTGTACTTAAGTGTTTCGGAACATCAAACCAATTTAAATAGTAGtcaaagacaacacaagtaaacacaaaatgcaatttttaaatgaaggtgtttattattaagggagaaaaaaaatccaaacctaCATGGCCCTGTGTGAGAAAGTGATtgccccctaaacctaataactggttgggCCACCCTTAGCAGCAACAACTGCAACCAAGCGTTTGCGATAACTTGCAATGAGTCTTTTACAGCGTtctggaggaattttggcccactcatctttgcagaattgttgtAATTCAGTTACATTAGTGGGTTTTCGAGCATGAACGGCCTTTTTAAAGTCataccacagcatctcaataggattcaggtcaggactttgactaggccactccaaagtcttcattttgtttttcttcagccattcagaggtggacttgctggtgtgttttggatcattgtcctgctgcagaacCCAAGTTCGTTTCATCTTGAGGTCACGAACAGATGGTCGGACATTCTTTTGGTGGACTTCACTTTGTCAGGCAGGTCCTATTTAAGTGATGTCTTGATTGAGAACAGGTGTGGCAATAATCaggcctgggtgtggctagagACAATGTACTCAGGTGTGATAAACCACAGTTACAGTATGTTTTAACAAGGGGGGCAAtcactttttcacacagggccatgaaggtttggattttttttctcccttaataataaacaccttcatttaaaaattgcattttgtgtttacttgtgttgtctttgaCTAATATTTGAATTGGTTTGATGTTCCGAAACACTTTAGtgtgacaaacatgcaaaaaaacaggaaatgaggaagggggcaaacactttttcacaccactgtaaattatatagtatatagaaATAGAACTTTAAAGTTTTATAGTGATTCCAATCACACACTAAACCTCTTCTACACAAATGATTGTTCCCTTTATAACAACCACCAATCTTTAGTTCTAGATGCaacacaaaaataacaataaataaattcgTTAAACAAAACAGAATGTGAAGGTTCTAAACTTTCCACAtttcttcctcacagatttgccgAGTTCtattaaaatcaataaagataaaataaaataatgtcgTTTTATGTAAATGCTACAAAGGTACAGAATAAGTACAGCACCCTGAGGGGTCCATCCCAAAAACGTTTCAgttcttcagtttaaaagacTTAAAAGAACCGAACTAATTCTAGCAGaactttattgctttattaaagaAACTCAGTAATGAAATCAGTAAAAGTCTGGAAGATCAAACTGTGCATCATTTTagggatttttattattattattattatcattattatatcaaCAGTGCGATTTTGATTGTGTaattcattgatttattttccTAAAAGCTTTAAAGTATCAGAGATTTTCTGCTTCTCAGTATACAGGACGTAGAGGAACAGGTTCCACATACTGGCACCGGTCCttcacccccccacccccatttATTTCCTCTTAACTTTTATAAAATGTCACGTATCTGCATTGTTTCATCTCTGGATTCATTTAATTTCTTTCACTGTTATGTTACAACTCAGTGggcggaacacacacacacactcgcctaTAGggcgattcagtgtctccagttaacctgactgcatgtttttggactgtgggagaaaaccggagctcccagaggaaacccacacagacacgggaagaacatgcaaactccacacagaaaggacctagaccgccCCACCCGAGTGAAGCGGTGGCAGTGTCCCAAGCCTCCGTGCTCCCTGCACCTTCCCTCTAAACAGGAGAACCGGAGCAGAGTTACGGCGTGCTGAGCATGCTCACGCTGGGCACCGTGTGTGAGAACCTGCTCGCGTCCATGCACTCAGTGGAGAAACTGCACCAGCCTTCCAACTACCTGATGGTGTCGCTGGCCGACCTGTTCATGCCGTTCGTGTGACGGATCTGATCGGCGGATCTTCAGTTGGTTCTTCTGTAACGTCCTCATCACCATGGACGTGATGTTCTGCACCGCCTCCATCGTGACCCTGTGTGTCATCAGCATCGACAGGTGAGCTCAGGACAGGTGTATGAGGGCAGGTGCAGCCCAGCTGCTGGTTTAAAccacatcactgccaggttgccactgttgggacctgaTGTTTATAAATGAATCTGGTTTGATGTTAAAGATGAGGGACATTTTAGGGCCCTGGTTACATGATGGAAGTCATTTTGGTGCTTACAGAAATCTCTTGactttttgagcaattgagggttaagagccttactcaggggtccaacaggcTTAACTTAAaggcggtggggcttgaattggcaaccttctgaatacaagttcagtatcttaaccactgagcttctgTTTCCCATAAAGAATGTTGTCCAAGCTTGGTTCTGAACAATATTAAGGGGTTATCATAACCCCACCCATCAGAATCAGATATAAGAAATTACTGCACACTGCACTGATGTGTAATGCACAGTCCTGATCTCAAtctcactaaacagctttgggatgaatcggaacatggACTGTGAGCCAGGACTGCTGTCATCATTGAATGGTCCTAGAATTCCTGCAACTCTGTTATAGttctgggggggggggtttgggaatTGGATGTCCATcaagcccatggtcaggtgtccacatacttttggctatacagtgtaGCTACCTCCGGTTTCTCACGTGTGGATTCAAGGACTCTTGGGGCATGTTTATAATATGATGATGGTTTTGTACTTCTCCTCCAGGTACCTCGGCATCATAAGGCCATTGAGGTACCTGGTGCACCAGAACGTCTGGTGCATGGCGAGGAAGGTTCTGTCTGTGTGGCTGCTGTCGGCCTCCATCTCTCTACCGCCGCTGTTCGGCTGGGCGCAGAACGTCAACGACGACAACCAGTGCCTGATCAGCCAGGACTTCGATTACACCATCTACTCCACCGCCGTGGCCTTCTATGTACATCCATGAGCGTCATGCTGGTGATGTACCACCGGATTTACCATCCGCCAAGCTCAGCGCCACCAAACACGCCATGTCAGGATTCCCTCGTCCAGCCAAGGGAGGCGACGGTGAgatgggttcccacacagagccacgttaagctccatgtgactcgAACAGTGGTCCATACAAGTCCCAGAGATCTAACATCACAGCGGAGCCAGAAAAAGAAAGAGTTGCCATCCAACACCCCcctccaaaataaaaaaaaaacgattGTGATTGGGTGTGactgctaagattcaaactgaCCACTTCGAATGCGCCAGCCATGTGCCACCCAGCTAGCTCAATTCGAATGTTCTACAGATTAAAAATGGTAACACAGGTCGGgtttatataaacatatttacatttattagccGGACAGACGGAATCATACACCGTCTATTACACAGTAATGACAGCACTGATACCCCCAACataacaacccccccccccccccccccccgacagCTTTAcatgttaaatacagattaaAAACAGTGCAGATATATAAAATAGTGATATATAAAGGTGAACTTTAACCTTCCTCATGCGTGTGAACCATCATACAGAACACAGAACAGCATCACGGCACCGCCACAACCGACGAGCGCCGTCAGGAAAAGTGCAAacgtgacacacacacacacacacacacaccacaaagaCAGAGTaataaaaatcacacacacacttataaaacACACAGAAGAAGATAAGACGTGTAGTGACTGCAGGGCGTGGTCAGGGTCTCTGCGGGTTACTTCTGAGTTTTGCTGCGCAGGCGCCTCTTCATGTTCAGCTCGATTTCTTTCTCCTCCACCACGTCTCCACTGATGAACTGCAACCACATTCACATCAGGACCGGGTTACTACAAAAACCACTCGGGGGTCTGTTCCAAGCaccttgtttttttaattgcataACCCCCCTTTTCTcctagtttagtcgtagccggttcctcttcctctgctggagggGGATAGTgtgtgaggagggtatattctcctgacacgccctccctccgacccGACCCCTTCTAATTTGCCGATATTTCGGTGGATCTTCATGTTCCTCCACTTTTGTACAGCCGcgtcgggctactaaccagggtccttacacagcgccaAAAagcgtcacttctcatgtgaatgcgccggtgctgaagggaatacggtattccaacatcaagcatctccagcattaagaagcgtcaggaaacaataaagaagtaaaactaaagtgcagcttttattgtatttttattggtttatttattttaaaatattttattatttccccCCATTTTTCTCCACTTTAGCGCTACCCATCAATCATCcgctcactaatgctggtccctgctgctgattggggaggacgaggctgctccactccccctccgacacgtgcacagcaatcaaacatcttatcacctacacttgatgagtgcagtgcagtacagcactgtgtacggagagccacaccctctaccgcactccttcccatttccatgcaggcgccaccaaccatccagcagagggcgtaatca is a genomic window containing:
- the htr7a gene encoding LOW QUALITY PROTEIN: 5-hydroxytryptamine receptor 7 (The sequence of the model RefSeq protein was modified relative to this genomic sequence to represent the inferred CDS: inserted 3 bases in 3 codons; deleted 2 bases in 1 codon), which encodes MYSGEPEQSYGVLSMLTLGTVCENLLASMHSVEKLHQPSNYLMVSLADLFMPFVXTDLIGGXFSWFFCNVLITMDVMFCTASIVTLCVISIDRYLGIIRPLRYLVHQNVWCMARKVLSVWLLSASISLPPLFGWAQNVNDDNQCLISQDFDYTIYSTAVAFYVSMSVMLVMYHRIYHXAKLSATKHAMSGFPRPAKGGDGEMGSHTEPR